The uncultured Campylobacter sp. DNA window CAACGACACTATCTATGGCGGCGAAGGTAACGATAAACTTAATGGCGGTAACGGCAACGACATCCTAGAAGGCGGAGCCGGAAACGATAGGCTGGAAGGCGGTTACGGCGACGATGCTTACGTATTTGGAAGAGGAGACGGAGTAGATACTATTTACGACGTGTACGGCAACGATACGATTAAATTTAAAGAGGGGATAACTAAAGAAAATCTAACCTTTATGTTTAACGGCAATAACCTATCCATTAGGTACGGCGAAGGAGACTCTATCACCGTAAATAACTACACTGACAACGCCGCATACCAAATCGAAAAGATAGAGCTGGAGGGAGGAAATTTCATCACCAACTCCCAAATAAATAAAATCATCCAAGACATCAACGCATACGCTAAAGATAACGGCATAACAGGCATCAGTCACGATACCATCAGAAACAATCAAGATATGATGAACCTGGTAATGAGCGGATGGAATTCCTAGGCGGTATATAGGCAGTAGAGAGGTT harbors:
- a CDS encoding calcium-binding protein codes for the protein NDTIYGGEGNDKLNGGNGNDILEGGAGNDRLEGGYGDDAYVFGRGDGVDTIYDVYGNDTIKFKEGITKENLTFMFNGNNLSIRYGEGDSITVNNYTDNAAYQIEKIELEGGNFITNSQINKIIQDINAYAKDNGITGISHDTIRNNQDMMNLVMSGWNS